One Cellulomonas soli DNA window includes the following coding sequences:
- a CDS encoding type IV toxin-antitoxin system AbiEi family antitoxin, producing the protein MGMTAARVLGAAPRARGHATIAAPRRHRDVTLTDRRDAVVQFVHRDIDAIETQPAATELGVTLVTTPEQTLVDLARDHTVNAAERHAAMRVLGRAADWDRVEALAAAQRGRTVTEPVLKRIRSEVEE; encoded by the coding sequence ATGGGAATGACCGCCGCCCGTGTTCTCGGCGCCGCGCCACGCGCGCGCGGCCACGCCACTATCGCTGCCCCGCGGCGCCATCGCGACGTGACGCTGACCGATCGTCGCGACGCCGTCGTTCAGTTCGTGCACCGCGACATCGATGCGATCGAGACCCAACCGGCCGCCACCGAACTCGGTGTCACGCTCGTGACGACGCCTGAGCAGACCCTCGTCGACCTCGCACGCGATCACACGGTGAATGCCGCCGAACGGCACGCTGCGATGCGGGTGCTCGGACGGGCAGCCGACTGGGATCGTGTCGAGGCCCTGGCCGCGGCTCAGCGAGGGCGAACGGTGACCGAGCCGGTCCTGAAGCGCATCAGGAGCGAGGTCGAGGAGTGA
- a CDS encoding MarR family winged helix-turn-helix transcriptional regulator, whose amino-acid sequence MQQREVLGPVESAVGYVLKQAAVALRSAMDTALRPLHLTVPQYACLELLGQHPGLSNAELARGVFVTRQSMNVVLRGLEERGLVTRPATAPRGRELPTELTPAGREHLESASAAVLEVQTRMCADLAPDRQQALLESLTACIENLREDS is encoded by the coding sequence ATGCAACAACGCGAGGTCCTGGGCCCGGTGGAGAGCGCCGTCGGCTACGTGCTCAAGCAGGCCGCCGTCGCGCTGCGCAGCGCGATGGACACCGCCCTGCGCCCCCTGCACCTGACCGTGCCGCAGTACGCCTGCCTCGAGCTGCTCGGGCAGCACCCCGGGCTCTCCAACGCCGAGCTCGCCCGCGGGGTCTTCGTCACCCGCCAGTCGATGAACGTCGTCCTGCGCGGCCTCGAGGAACGCGGGCTCGTCACGCGACCGGCCACGGCGCCGCGCGGACGCGAGCTGCCCACCGAGCTCACCCCCGCCGGACGCGAGCACCTGGAGTCGGCCAGTGCCGCCGTCCTCGAGGTCCAGACGCGCATGTGCGCCGACCTCGCCCCCGACCGCCAGCAGGCGCTGCTGGAGAGCCTCACCGCGTGCATCGAGAACCTGCGCGAGGACTCCTGA
- a CDS encoding MmyB family transcriptional regulator — protein sequence MSTRPGADPRTRWGDHRVRTHNDGLKHLNHPVVGPMTFAAPIAPGISISTYLTDPGTPSLTPSTCCATGSRTPCRTPTTARLHRLHRRRNTTD from the coding sequence GTGTCAACCAGACCGGGGGCAGACCCCCGCACCCGGTGGGGCGACCACCGGGTACGCACCCACAACGACGGCCTCAAGCACCTCAACCACCCCGTGGTCGGCCCGATGACCTTTGCCGCGCCAATCGCACCCGGGATCAGCATCTCCACCTACCTCACCGACCCGGGGACACCCTCGCTGACGCCCTCGACCTGCTGCGCAACCGGATCGCGCACCCCGTGCCGGACGCCCACGACCGCCCGGCTACATCGGCTACATCGGCGACGGAACACGACTGACTGA
- a CDS encoding Ltp family lipoprotein — protein sequence MTARYNPPPNWPAPPVGWTPAPGWAPDPSWGPPPQGWQLWVEDGIDDPAAAPPLESSPLDRPTGSSWPARHKVLTGIGAVVVLFILIGALNGGNDDEESPGVASTQETQKDAKTAEEIAAEDEASAQAEADRKAEEDAAAAAKAEEDRLAEEQRVADEAAAAAAAAAEAARIGSVAQQNAYRSAVNYLDFTDFSRTGLIEQLEYEGYATADGEFALARLEAEGGVDWNAQAAATAASYLEFTSFSRSGLLDQLIYEGFTPEQAEYGVGTTGL from the coding sequence ATGACCGCTCGCTACAACCCGCCGCCGAACTGGCCCGCTCCACCTGTCGGCTGGACGCCGGCGCCGGGCTGGGCCCCCGACCCCTCATGGGGACCGCCGCCACAAGGCTGGCAGCTGTGGGTCGAGGACGGCATCGATGACCCAGCGGCGGCACCACCGCTCGAGAGCTCTCCCCTGGACCGACCGACAGGCTCGTCCTGGCCGGCCCGCCACAAGGTCCTCACCGGCATCGGCGCGGTCGTCGTGCTCTTCATCCTCATCGGCGCCCTGAATGGCGGCAACGACGACGAGGAATCCCCCGGCGTCGCTTCGACGCAAGAGACCCAGAAGGACGCCAAGACCGCTGAGGAGATCGCCGCCGAGGACGAGGCAAGCGCCCAGGCCGAGGCCGATCGCAAGGCGGAGGAGGACGCAGCAGCGGCAGCGAAGGCCGAGGAGGACCGCCTGGCTGAGGAGCAGCGCGTCGCCGACGAGGCGGCCGCTGCAGCGGCTGCGGCCGCAGAGGCGGCGCGAATCGGCTCGGTGGCGCAGCAGAACGCGTATCGATCCGCCGTGAATTACCTCGACTTCACCGACTTCTCACGCACGGGCCTCATCGAGCAGCTCGAGTACGAGGGCTATGCCACGGCCGACGGGGAGTTCGCCCTCGCCCGCCTGGAAGCCGAGGGCGGTGTCGACTGGAACGCGCAAGCCGCAGCCACGGCGGCGAGCTACCTGGAGTTCACCTCGTTCTCGCGATCCGGCCTGCTCGACCAGCTGATCTACGAGGGCTTCACACCGGAGCAGGCCGAGTACGGGGTGGGCACCACGGGCCTGTAG
- a CDS encoding NaeI family type II restriction endonuclease, whose product MSDAAGELLFDLFDDPAPGPVEQDDLHPAVEDLPEPNEDHELQDVAEWFLRRDPSGEQFASVLRDSLDQVLDGPRTMRFRYADLRKTEKTHVGTIVEINLGKAFDLADGSEMDYRIADHEVDCKYSMFMGGWELPLESLGHLVLLTWTDDQASLWSAGLWRVDPRYLGRGAGNRDRKKKMLKSGQERIRWLWQNGDLPENLLLHLPGSVVERIFTHRNGQQRINELFRSVQGRIIRRDVVLTVAQQKDGPRRARMAREERYLGGEGIIVLGHYEWDVAVARTLGLPEPSSGEWVSARVAPADGADPATFEADGARWRLAEPEEWVPSAPRVPRSRSLGDPD is encoded by the coding sequence GTGTCCGACGCGGCGGGTGAGTTGCTGTTCGACCTGTTCGACGATCCGGCGCCAGGTCCGGTCGAACAGGACGACTTGCACCCTGCAGTCGAGGACCTCCCAGAACCCAACGAGGACCACGAACTGCAGGATGTAGCCGAGTGGTTCCTTCGCAGGGACCCGAGCGGTGAGCAGTTCGCGAGCGTGCTCCGCGACTCGCTCGACCAAGTGCTCGACGGCCCCCGCACGATGCGATTCCGGTATGCCGATCTCCGGAAGACGGAGAAGACACATGTCGGCACCATCGTGGAGATCAATCTCGGCAAGGCATTCGACCTCGCCGATGGCTCCGAAATGGACTACCGCATTGCGGACCATGAGGTGGACTGCAAGTACTCGATGTTCATGGGCGGCTGGGAACTCCCCCTGGAGTCGCTCGGCCACCTGGTCCTGCTTACCTGGACCGATGACCAGGCGAGCCTCTGGTCGGCTGGCCTCTGGCGCGTAGACCCCCGGTACCTCGGCCGCGGCGCCGGTAACCGGGATCGGAAGAAGAAGATGCTGAAGTCCGGCCAGGAGCGCATCCGATGGCTCTGGCAGAACGGGGATCTCCCGGAGAACCTCCTGCTGCATCTTCCGGGATCTGTTGTGGAGAGGATCTTCACCCATCGCAATGGCCAACAGCGGATCAACGAGCTGTTCAGGTCGGTCCAGGGTCGCATCATCCGCCGTGACGTGGTCCTGACGGTGGCACAGCAGAAGGACGGTCCCCGCCGGGCACGCATGGCCCGTGAGGAGAGGTACCTGGGCGGCGAAGGGATCATCGTGCTCGGCCACTACGAATGGGACGTGGCAGTGGCGAGGACCCTCGGACTCCCTGAGCCGAGCAGCGGCGAGTGGGTCTCCGCGCGCGTCGCCCCGGCGGATGGCGCTGATCCCGCGACCTTCGAAGCCGACGGCGCAAGGTGGCGGCTCGCCGAGCCTGAGGAGTGGGTCCCGAGCGCTCCTCGCGTGCCACGGAGCCGATCGCTCGGCGATCCCGACTGA
- a CDS encoding GNAT family N-acetyltransferase — MVLRAFESGDQDLVTSVVSDALIPLITTVPPDGDAEDVAAYIARQRGRLQEGAGYSFAIADATSGKGVGQIGLWTREAHLGRATMGYWVAPQFRRRGYARDALATVTTWASSFTVLHRLQLFVEPWNTGSWRAAEACGFEREGLLRGWELVGDRYKDMYVYSRLTSA, encoded by the coding sequence GTGGTCCTCAGAGCATTTGAGTCAGGCGATCAGGACCTGGTCACCTCCGTCGTCTCCGACGCGCTCATCCCGCTCATCACGACGGTCCCGCCCGACGGCGACGCCGAGGACGTGGCCGCGTACATCGCTCGGCAGCGCGGGCGCCTGCAGGAGGGTGCCGGCTACTCGTTCGCCATCGCGGACGCCACGAGCGGGAAGGGCGTAGGCCAGATCGGGCTATGGACCCGCGAGGCTCACCTGGGCCGGGCCACGATGGGCTACTGGGTCGCACCCCAGTTCCGCCGCCGCGGGTACGCCCGAGACGCACTCGCCACCGTGACGACGTGGGCGAGCTCGTTCACCGTCCTGCACCGGCTCCAGCTGTTCGTCGAACCGTGGAACACAGGGTCGTGGCGAGCCGCGGAGGCGTGCGGGTTCGAGCGCGAAGGCCTGCTGCGCGGCTGGGAGCTCGTCGGAGACCGGTACAAGGACATGTACGTCTACAGCCGCCTCACGAGCGCTTGA
- a CDS encoding NgoMIV family type II restriction endonuclease, translating to MAADLARLRPDLQVLSSGAAAEFEQYEHLGVFRTFKQAIGKAPADLASLVESLEALPLGRERTSALRKARALAGRVLKQQDAISALLRDTAEESLLGIDLTVASAGGAGKPRLEVALSAKWSLRTDRAQDCVSQGAKLVSQRRGRMPHFAVVTMEPRPAMLRILADGSGAVDCVYHLDLPALEHAVRLEAAAATAARWPPLETFERLCAQRRLRDYDELLNEVRRI from the coding sequence GTGGCCGCCGATCTTGCCCGGCTCCGGCCGGACCTGCAGGTATTGAGCTCAGGTGCCGCGGCGGAGTTCGAGCAGTACGAGCACCTCGGGGTCTTCAGGACGTTCAAGCAAGCAATTGGGAAGGCGCCCGCTGACCTGGCCTCACTGGTTGAGTCACTCGAGGCGTTGCCCTTGGGCCGCGAGCGAACTTCCGCGCTCCGAAAGGCGCGAGCGCTTGCGGGTCGGGTTTTGAAGCAGCAGGACGCGATCTCGGCTCTGCTCCGCGACACGGCTGAGGAGTCGCTGCTCGGGATCGATCTGACCGTGGCGAGTGCCGGGGGCGCTGGGAAGCCACGGCTCGAGGTCGCACTCTCGGCCAAGTGGTCGCTCCGCACTGATCGTGCGCAGGATTGTGTGTCCCAGGGAGCCAAACTGGTCTCGCAGCGCCGCGGGCGGATGCCCCATTTTGCCGTGGTCACCATGGAGCCGCGGCCTGCGATGCTGCGGATCCTCGCGGACGGCTCGGGCGCCGTTGACTGCGTTTATCACCTCGATCTTCCCGCGCTTGAACACGCGGTGCGGCTAGAAGCAGCGGCGGCAACAGCCGCGCGTTGGCCTCCGCTCGAGACGTTCGAGCGGTTGTGCGCCCAGCGCCGCCTGCGGGACTACGACGAACTACTCAACGAGGTTCGGCGGATCTGA
- a CDS encoding IS3 family transposase (programmed frameshift) — protein sequence MAKPYPKEFRDDVVAVARKGQVPLTQIAKDFGISEGSLSNWMKQADVEDGRRSGPTQAERAELREARKRIRVLEQENEVLRRAAAYLAQAGLPKIVFPLVREMAAAGARIRVPVAVACRVLGLSTQGYYKWLKNPVCDRDWDDAHVLAAIYEIHGDDATLGYRFITDELADEHKISVGENRVHRLCRIAGITASHHKKRSKPATAGPAPHDDLLAVVDEHGVVRHEFVAHAPNQVWLWDISEHPTAEGKLYICAIKDVYSNKIVGYSIDSRMKSSLARAAMRNAIALRSPAGTVCHSDRGGQFRAKATQRLLANNGLVGSMGRSYGAGDNASMESFFSLLQKNVLNTRRWHTRDDLRLAIVTWIETKYNRRRRQRALGKLTPVEFEMIYTAADAA from the exons GTGGCAAAGCCGTATCCCAAGGAGTTCCGCGACGACGTCGTGGCCGTGGCCCGCAAGGGGCAGGTGCCGCTGACGCAGATCGCGAAGGACTTCGGTATCTCCGAAGGGTCGTTGTCGAACTGGATGAAGCAGGCCGACGTCGAGGACGGCCGACGGTCCGGGCCGACCCAGGCCGAGCGCGCCGAGCTGCGTGAGGCGCGCAAGCGGATCCGGGTGCTGGAGCAGGAGAACGAGGTCCTGCGCCGCGCGGCCGCCTACCTCGCGCAGGCGGGTCTGCCG AAAATAGTCTTCCCGCTCGTCCGTGAGATGGCCGCGGCCGGCGCCCGCATCAGGGTGCCGGTCGCGGTGGCGTGCCGGGTCCTGGGCCTGTCGACCCAGGGGTACTACAAGTGGCTCAAGAACCCGGTCTGCGACCGGGACTGGGACGACGCGCACGTCCTTGCCGCGATCTACGAGATCCATGGCGACGACGCGACACTCGGCTACCGGTTCATCACCGACGAGCTGGCCGACGAGCACAAGATCAGCGTCGGGGAGAACCGGGTGCACCGGTTGTGCCGGATCGCCGGCATCACCGCCAGCCACCACAAGAAGCGGTCCAAGCCCGCGACGGCCGGCCCCGCGCCGCACGACGACCTGCTCGCGGTGGTCGACGAGCACGGCGTGGTCCGTCACGAGTTCGTCGCGCACGCCCCGAACCAGGTGTGGCTGTGGGACATCTCCGAGCACCCCACCGCCGAGGGCAAGCTCTACATCTGCGCGATCAAGGACGTCTACTCGAACAAGATCGTCGGGTACTCCATCGACTCGCGCATGAAGTCGTCCCTCGCGCGGGCGGCGATGCGCAACGCGATCGCGCTGCGCTCACCGGCCGGCACGGTGTGTCATTCGGACCGAGGCGGCCAGTTCCGTGCCAAGGCGACCCAGCGGCTGCTGGCGAACAACGGCCTGGTCGGGTCGATGGGCCGCTCCTACGGCGCGGGCGACAACGCGAGCATGGAGAGCTTCTTCTCCCTGCTGCAGAAGAACGTCCTGAACACCCGCCGCTGGCACACCCGCGACGACCTGCGCCTGGCGATCGTGACCTGGATCGAGACCAAGTACAACCGCCGACGCCGCCAACGCGCCCTCGGCAAACTCACGCCCGTCGAGTTTGAGATGATCTACACGGCCGCAGACGCGGCCTGA
- a CDS encoding nucleotidyl transferase AbiEii/AbiGii toxin family protein, whose product MTEAAIYDVADQFGVDLEQVRRDHVISHVLASIARRAQDRFIFFGGTALSRTWLPDVRLSEDVDLMVIGRRRDGGDALALAVEADIAKPFWERRGPRTHARRATPRTSC is encoded by the coding sequence GTGACTGAAGCGGCGATCTACGACGTCGCCGACCAGTTCGGCGTCGACCTGGAGCAGGTGCGACGCGACCACGTGATCTCCCACGTCCTGGCATCGATCGCTCGGCGGGCGCAGGACAGGTTCATCTTCTTCGGAGGGACCGCCCTCTCGCGCACATGGCTCCCCGACGTCCGACTGAGTGAGGACGTCGACCTCATGGTGATCGGTCGGCGCCGGGACGGCGGCGACGCGCTCGCTCTCGCGGTCGAGGCGGATATCGCCAAGCCGTTCTGGGAGCGACGTGGTCCAAGGACCCACGCGAGACGCGCGACGCCGAGGACGTCATGCTGA
- a CDS encoding very short patch repair endonuclease has translation MRRHPRRDTGPELALRRRLHAAGYRYRVVYPVPGYPRRSIDIAFTRAKVAVFVDGCFWHGCSTHRQVPATNTAWWAEKLSANRARDEGTTAHLMELGWTVLRFWEHTAPDDAFAAITHALGTSLPAQRQSAERSDPPNLVE, from the coding sequence ATGCGCCGACACCCCAGGCGCGACACCGGGCCCGAACTCGCTCTTCGGCGGCGCCTGCACGCCGCGGGGTACCGGTATCGCGTGGTCTACCCGGTCCCGGGGTACCCGCGGCGATCCATCGACATCGCCTTCACCCGAGCAAAGGTCGCGGTCTTCGTTGACGGATGCTTCTGGCACGGATGTTCAACGCATCGCCAAGTCCCGGCTACCAACACAGCGTGGTGGGCAGAGAAGCTAAGCGCGAACCGGGCCCGCGACGAGGGCACAACTGCCCACCTTATGGAACTCGGCTGGACGGTCCTGCGGTTCTGGGAACACACAGCGCCCGACGATGCGTTCGCCGCGATCACCCACGCCCTCGGCACATCCCTGCCCGCTCAGAGGCAGTCCGCCGAGCGGTCAGATCCGCCGAACCTCGTTGAGTAG
- a CDS encoding dihydrofolate reductase family protein — protein sequence MGRLIYAANISLDGYLEDETGAFDWSVPTEQVHAFWNEHERRIGTSLYGRLMYETMRVWEDDDWLTDEPPVVREYADIWRDTDKIVYSTTLHEVSTARTRIERQFDPETVRRLKETSERDLSIGGAGIAAEAFRHGLVDECVLLLCPVIVGGGKPALPRGVRLDLELLGQGRFDNGVVYVRHAASHR from the coding sequence ATGGGCAGACTCATCTACGCGGCCAACATCTCACTCGACGGCTACCTCGAGGACGAGACCGGTGCGTTCGACTGGTCCGTGCCCACCGAGCAAGTGCACGCCTTCTGGAACGAGCACGAACGGAGGATCGGCACGTCGCTCTACGGGCGCCTAATGTACGAGACGATGCGCGTCTGGGAAGACGACGACTGGCTCACGGACGAGCCCCCGGTGGTCCGCGAGTACGCCGACATCTGGCGCGACACCGACAAGATCGTCTACTCCACCACCCTCCACGAGGTGTCGACCGCACGCACGAGGATCGAGCGCCAGTTCGACCCCGAGACGGTTCGACGCCTCAAGGAGACGTCAGAGCGGGACCTGAGCATCGGGGGCGCAGGGATCGCAGCCGAGGCCTTCCGGCACGGCCTGGTCGACGAATGCGTGCTGCTGCTGTGCCCGGTCATCGTGGGCGGCGGCAAGCCGGCACTACCTCGGGGCGTACGACTCGACCTCGAGCTGCTCGGCCAAGGGCGCTTCGACAACGGCGTGGTCTACGTCCGCCATGCCGCCTCCCACCGATAG
- a CDS encoding DNA cytosine methyltransferase — translation MRDLRTLDLFAGAGGLSLGFKLAGVGFRSTFAVEIDEAAASTFKRNLGTPVYAGPIEDLEQFEPAEVIIGGPPCQGFSPLGRDRDDASRAEMNELWQQYLRAVRQVEPKAFVIENVPEFQRSAQFARLIRLMASDPILSAYSYGFGVLNAADYGVPQRRRRGIFVAVRAGGELQAGHSLPWPPMPTHGPESMSELPYRTVRDAIGGLVPMPEAVDIGLDESNRQDLHFRRQPRPTSIERYEAIPAGGNRFDLAKNRWDITPNCWRNKPTGTTDVMGRLWWDRPSVTIRTEFFKPEKGRYLHPQEHRPITHREAARLQSFPDSYEFDGTKTEVARQIGNAVPPLLAKAIALHVHEQILRAESSPNP, via the coding sequence ATGAGAGACCTGCGCACCCTGGACCTCTTCGCGGGGGCCGGGGGGCTGTCACTGGGCTTCAAGCTGGCGGGCGTCGGCTTCCGCTCGACCTTCGCCGTTGAGATCGATGAGGCTGCGGCGAGCACGTTCAAGCGCAACTTGGGGACGCCCGTCTATGCGGGACCGATCGAGGACCTTGAGCAGTTCGAACCCGCCGAAGTCATCATCGGTGGGCCGCCCTGCCAGGGCTTCTCCCCACTGGGCCGCGACCGCGACGATGCCAGCCGGGCGGAGATGAATGAACTATGGCAGCAGTACCTACGCGCGGTGCGTCAAGTTGAGCCAAAGGCATTCGTGATTGAGAACGTGCCCGAGTTCCAGCGGTCCGCCCAGTTCGCGCGCCTGATCCGACTGATGGCGAGCGATCCGATCTTGAGCGCGTATAGCTACGGCTTCGGGGTCTTGAATGCCGCCGATTACGGTGTGCCGCAACGTCGCCGTCGAGGGATCTTCGTCGCCGTCCGCGCTGGCGGAGAGTTGCAGGCCGGCCACTCATTGCCCTGGCCGCCCATGCCCACTCACGGGCCTGAGAGCATGAGCGAGCTCCCCTACAGGACCGTGCGCGATGCAATTGGGGGCCTGGTTCCCATGCCCGAGGCCGTCGACATCGGGCTCGACGAGAGCAACCGACAGGATCTGCACTTCCGCCGGCAGCCGCGGCCCACCTCCATCGAGCGGTACGAGGCAATCCCGGCTGGCGGGAACCGGTTCGACCTTGCCAAGAACCGGTGGGATATCACGCCTAACTGCTGGCGCAACAAGCCGACCGGCACCACCGACGTCATGGGAAGGCTCTGGTGGGACCGCCCATCGGTCACGATCAGGACCGAGTTCTTCAAGCCGGAGAAGGGGCGCTACCTCCACCCACAGGAACACCGGCCAATCACGCACCGTGAAGCGGCGCGACTCCAGTCCTTCCCAGACTCCTACGAGTTCGACGGAACTAAGACAGAGGTCGCAAGGCAGATCGGCAACGCAGTTCCTCCACTGCTCGCGAAGGCCATTGCGCTGCACGTCCATGAGCAGATCCTGCGCGCGGAGTCGTCCCCGAATCCGTGA
- a CDS encoding GGDEF domain-containing protein, with the protein MGLVDASIRWLHGTRGLLALTLAVMAVIIFAALRWSVNPHASVVPWLTVGTLLAVLSGLTVLLPERAWVRPLILALAIVGLGVLLAACRTAEGLVSIALALITAAQLAAFAFPAPQAVPLVGLALATITVGMVAAPAQFHPMTWVAVTVMTVASTSLLGYVTHRLRHHATTDDLTGALARRTLLESLATLLHESRRTGMALAVVSADVDDFKLINDTRGHLAGDEVLVSLVATWRSSEHGAPPVIGRIGGDEFVVLLPGYDETRATDWVARTQSASTAPWSAGIAVAGRDDTVHDLLHRADVSLYAAKRTRRRDGAAPDRRLSEPHSPSA; encoded by the coding sequence ATGGGTCTCGTCGACGCGTCGATCCGCTGGTTGCACGGGACCCGTGGCCTGCTCGCCCTCACCCTCGCCGTCATGGCGGTCATCATCTTCGCGGCGCTGCGCTGGTCGGTGAACCCGCACGCCTCCGTCGTTCCCTGGCTGACGGTCGGGACGCTCCTGGCCGTCCTGTCCGGGCTGACGGTGCTGCTGCCTGAGCGCGCCTGGGTGCGGCCCCTGATCCTCGCGCTGGCGATCGTCGGGCTCGGTGTGCTCCTGGCTGCGTGCCGGACGGCCGAGGGCCTGGTCTCGATCGCGCTCGCGCTGATCACCGCCGCGCAGCTCGCCGCGTTCGCCTTCCCGGCGCCGCAGGCCGTTCCCCTCGTCGGACTCGCCCTCGCGACGATCACCGTCGGCATGGTGGCCGCGCCAGCGCAGTTCCACCCGATGACCTGGGTGGCCGTCACGGTGATGACGGTCGCTTCGACCTCGCTGCTCGGCTACGTCACGCACCGCCTGCGCCACCACGCGACGACCGACGACCTCACCGGCGCGCTCGCCCGTCGGACGCTGCTGGAGAGCCTGGCGACTCTGCTGCACGAGTCCCGGCGCACCGGGATGGCGCTGGCGGTCGTCTCGGCGGACGTCGACGACTTCAAGCTGATCAACGACACGCGAGGACACCTCGCCGGCGACGAGGTGCTCGTCTCGCTCGTGGCGACCTGGCGCTCGTCGGAGCACGGGGCACCACCGGTGATCGGACGCATCGGCGGCGACGAGTTCGTCGTGCTGCTGCCGGGGTACGACGAGACCCGCGCCACCGACTGGGTCGCCCGCACCCAGTCGGCCTCGACGGCGCCATGGAGCGCCGGGATCGCCGTCGCGGGCAGGGACGACACCGTGCACGATCTGCTGCACCGCGCCGACGTCTCCCTCTACGCGGCGAAGCGCACCCGCCGCCGGGACGGTGCGGCGCCGGACCGACGCCTCAGCGAGCCGCACAGCCCGTCGGCCTGA